Genomic window (Daucus carota subsp. sativus chromosome 5, DH1 v3.0, whole genome shotgun sequence):
CAAGTAGAATTGTAAGGATTTTGGGACGGGGAATGAACCtgagatgggcctagacggggtctaagtggggcctagtaGGATCGGGAGaggcctagtgggaccatggtggggccaagTTTTGGCTCTTAAGGCTGTCTGGAGACTGTCTAGGGCCTGTGCAGCGTTGgcgaggccctagcgggcccAGGGTGGATTGAGTGTGGGCCTagatgggtgatgacatataggagTGGGTGATGATATACAGGTGGTGTGTGATGTTATTTAGGTATTGTTTATCTTGGTTTGtattatagtttttattttggtggtttgtatttgagcaattgcctatatatatacctAGGCAGTTGCTCAAATAGAAACaaccaaaataaaaactaaaatggaaACCAAGGGAAATTATATCTAAATGACCTAACccacccctatatgtcatcacccacttAGGGGCCACCCTCACCCCCACTCAAATTATCCCGGGCCCGCTAAGGCCTTGCCAAGGCTCCTCACAGTCCCTGGACAGGCTCCCGACAGTCTTAAAGTGCCAAATCCTGGCCCCATCATGGTTCCACTAGGCCCCGACCCGTCTCTATTAGGCCCCATTTAGATCCCGTCTAGCCCCATCTCAGGTCCATCCACCGTCTCAAAACCCgcatcattctacttaatcacattgatttttatttagtttctctactggagtaggaccctatatatatatatatatatatatatatatatatatatatatatatatatatatatatatatatagatatagatatatattgtaGAACTATTTTGTAAATGGATATGGTGTTGGTTGCATATTTTTTTGTGACCGATTGTGTTTATGTAAACAAGATATTAAGACTTTCTTTATTAATGGGAAGATATCTTAATCTATATATATTCACCTTCTTAATATTTATGTCCTTTCATAATTATAAACCTATCAATAAAATAGGGATCCaaatattctttaaaattaacaaattttgaTAAAGTTATAAACAAAAGAACAATGATTACATAAGGTTTTATGTTTCCTCTtgaaatacatatttttcagaGTCGAACATTATCAATCTATTTTTGCTTTCTTGTTATCTCGATGAAGATCATATCATTTTCTCAGCAAGAGTCTATATGTATTCTCTCATGATGTGGTGCCATGTCCAATGTCATTCTTAgagctatatatattctctcaaCAAATGGTCTTCAACTTGTGAACATTGATGAGAGAATACATATAGTTGTAAAAGTAACATTTGGAATGACACCATATCCTGAGAGTACATATAGCTCTAAGCTCTTACTGGGAAACAACACAATCTTTATCAAGACATCAGGCAAGCAAGCAAAGATAGAAAATGTTCGACTCTAAAATATTTTGCATTCGGATAAACCTTCtataataatagttattttGCTTATAACtttatcagttttattaattatgAAGAATATTCATATCTCTATATTGTTTATAGGTTTATAATTGTGGTACAAATATTATGAAGGTGAGCATAGTTTAAGATATCTTAgcagtaaaaaaaatattctcatATCTGGTTTACATAAACacaattaatcataaaaaagaGTATGCCCCTAACACcatctacaatatatatatatatatatatatatatatatacatatatatatatatacatatatatatatacatacatatatataatgtatctcTTACCAAAATGATGGTGGTCAACGGTACCCAGAGAATTtcaagatatataatcaaattaataagtatttaattattaaaattttaagccaCATCAAGGATCCAAAGAATGGGCGAGTGTTCAATTATAAGAAAAGGAATCAAGTGAAAAAATTGCACACACAAACATTTGTATGTGATTAtgaaagagaaaaaagaaagaataatcAAACCCATCCTTCATACATGAACAtaatcttaattatatatataatttatacaaaacaaaatgaGAGAGAACATGTGTCATCCCGGAAGATAGCTATGAAAGAAAGATTTAAACAACTGATATTGCAATgaaacaatatttaaaaattgatattatatataacacctCCACACAAACATAGAGAGATTGACCAATTATAGTCAGATAAAGAGATGACCAATTGTAGTCAGATAAAGAGATGGGTATTTATACTAGTATAAGAAGTTTCTAGATAGAACTGGACACTGTTGTTGAGCTGaaccaatcaaaatcaaataaatttatacagagCCAATGAAATTTAGATACATTTAGAGAGAGCCAATAAGAATTGAATCTCTACAATAATATGACATGTTAGAACCAATTAAaatttgagatgatgacatgattttttaattatactatttactcaaaaaaatgttacataaacttttttttatacatatactATTTACAAAATAGCATTACCAAActttgtgtaaaattttattgagataattaaactaataattatatataccgTTAtacgatttatatatatatatatatatatatatatatatatatatattattttacttatAATTGATGGTTATAAATTGAATCCTTTTATCAtgatcaataatatatattgcaatatattaaaattccatcaaaatattattaatttattaatatagaaaaatcaatataaagaataaaaaaattaagtaaataattattaactCAATATGAGTCTTTAGAAGAATATTAAATCTTATCATgtagttaaatttaaataattgtacAATACTGGAGAAATTCTGATAATACAATttgattttagaataatatatgaaatacaaatcttaaatttaaaaaaataatagacatGTATAAGTCTATACTATGAAATTTCTAATTTAAGTTTTATGCATTTCATAAATATACCCAACAAAATCTACAATTTAAATAAAGTTTAGTTTTGTATAAGATTAAAAAGACACAATACATAGAATACTTGGGGgtgttatacattttttttctaaaagcttaatatttgtttataaaaaaacttaaaaattagttaagttctttacaatatttgtaattttattgagATGTTGAAAAATCTCCACATTTTTTTGAGGAAGTTTAGCAAGTTTTTTCAAGTCAAATCtgcttataattaataaattcaagCTCAAATTAAAGTAACTAGCACGATTGGATAGATCTCAAATTGTAATCCACCTGCATAATCCAGCTTAACGCTTCCCTTATTCCGAGAGCTGCAGACACATGAATTTCTGGACTGCTCTTGAAACAAGTGGCCGTAGAATAATTATCGTCCCTTGCAATGCAACCCACTCCAAACTGTGATGAGTGCTTGAAAACCTGTGTTCTGAGGTTTGATCCAATGTTCATTAACCTGGACATGCTTCATTTGGAGGTTGCACAGCCTCCAAACTAGCCCtaccttgaattttttttctttaagctTATCTTTTAAGAAGACGAAAACTGCATTTTTTTCTTTAAGCTTATCTTTTAAGAAGACGAAAACTGCATTTTCACTTCTACCAATCAATCTTGGTAAGCCTAGATAGAGGACTTTCATTGTCTGCTAAATGCAACAAGGTATACTGAAGGTACCTCCTGACGGCGGCCCtgagatttttaaattattgtgccctataattatattaaaagaaatgtaaggccaatcaaataaaaaaaacaatctaATAACACTAGATATAATAGATACCCCTTTAATTTATAATGGAAAACATACAACAGAAAATGTGGGCGCTCAAAATTTATAACTAACAAGACATTCGGTCGTAACTTAGACCATAGTCCGACGGAAGGAGTTTCCATcataagttttatatttaatattaaattcatagCACGAAAATATAAAACAATGCTTTTTATTGTTGCAAAGCATTCCGTAATAAGTAACTTGTCTAGTTTGGATATTGtgctgaaacaaaaaaaaaaaggtttttttttacCTGGCCAATTTTGTCGTAAATTAtaagtttaaatattttcaatagtTAAATAGTTTTGTCGTAAATTGGCTGTCATAATATGTTGCCTTAGTATTAAGTAAAGGAAGATTAATATTCCCCCACAATTGTTTTTTTATACGTTTTCCGTgagaaattcaaaatttaaaatatgaatttcaaATTAGAAACGgaaagaatgaaaaaaaatttgtttaatgACCTTCTGTCGTAAATTGATTGTCGTAATATGACATGTTAgcattaaaaaatgaaaattaacttTTTGATCATAAGTTTTCCGTCAAAACTTCTCATTTGAATATGAATATCAAACTAAAACAAATGGAAAGTAAATTATTCACCAATTTTCAGTCGTAAATATCAGTCGTAAGTTTGCGACAACATTTCGTTATAGATTCTTTTGCCTTCCTGGGCTTTTCAAACAAAGCACAATTAATCAATGTAAATTCAATAAAAGAAGAACACaattaaataatcaataatgCTATATATATAGTAACAAAATAAGCACAATGGTCGTAAGAAACGATGATCACAGATCGTAATGAGATAGATAGATATGAGAGAAGGACATGTCTATTATTGTCGCTttacaacaaataaaataaacaatgaACCAATTGAGTACCTAAAATTTCTACATGACTCGACTATTTTTGAAGTGATGATTATCATATTAACGGTGTGACCGGTAGCAACCATATCGCTCTCAAGATGAAATAACTTTAAGTAATCCTTTAATTCAGAGACACGCCAAAACTCAATAACGATGAGTACTTAGTAAATTATGTATCCATGAGCAGAGAAAAAGAGATGAACATATGGCTATTAGGATTTCTAAGATACATATATCATAATAGCACAATTATCACCAGCATTTATCGTCAGCACAATTATGTACATAATATGACTTGTTGTTATTATCTGTCATCTATATATTTTGTTGCTATAAGTGATCTTATGTGTCATCACATTTATGTACATAATGCAAGATATATGAGTCACATGTATACACGTGTCTTCATGCATGGAGTCTATAGCCTCTATTTTTCATCATATAGTATATCATGATCTAAATGgacttaattttataaaattgttgaTTTTGATTAATACTTATCAAGTGTAATGATATTCAAAATAATGCTCGCATTTTTCTCattcattttctcttttttactTGGtataaaatacaaaccaaaattgaaatgaaaactacaaattaatctaAGTATAAATCTAATCTAATCATCACCGGAAGCCATCACACACAATTAAAATAAACCAACGCGCACCTGATCTCACAGATCCCCTCcttttctaatttaatttttccCGACAATGTttgtgatttaataaaatattaagaataCTGTAGGTTCAATTCTTGAGGAAACTCGAGTTCAAGTATTTTTACATTATAGTAATCACTATCGTGTCTCCAGTACGGTTAGTGTTCATTATTCCACAGTCTTTGTGCTACTCGTTTCAATGGCAAACAAAGGCAAGCCCTGTGCTTTCCTTCTCATTCTCTTCCTTTGTCTTGCTTCTTTTATTACTCTTAAAGCACTTGACAAAAGCGATACGACGCTGACCAAGTGCATCAAGAGTTGCCAACGGAACCCTCAGAGCCCAGAGGAGCGATATCGGGCTTGTCAGCAGCACTGCGAGATCACTGAACTGCAGCACCGCCCTGAGTGCAGACAACAGTGCATAGACAAGTACAAAGAGGAACAAAAAGATGATAACCCTTATGCATTCGATGAGCAACACTTCATTAATCATTACGTTTATTGAATCTCAGCATGGCAGCCTCAGGATTCTTCAGAAGTTCTTGGATCATTCCAAGCTTTTATCAGGCATCAACAGCTTCCGTTTTGGATTTCTTGTGGTCGGTCCTCACGCGTTTCTTGTCCCTAGCCATCTGGATGCGGACCTTCTTAACGTTGTTCTTCGAGGTGTGTTTTGTGTGATTACTTAGCCTGCAAACTAGACGTCTGTGATATGTTTTACAAGACATGTGATTTTAGAGTATCGCAATTATTTGACTCCtgtcaggggcggatctaggaagaggcatGGGGGACAGGTGTCccctaaaaaaaaattctattttttatcAATATTCTAGATTTTGCAAAACTATAGAAGTGCCCCCACAAAATTTGAGAATATATAGGTAttttccgaaaatttgcttggtgacCCCAAAAGTTTGAATCCTAGATCCGCCCATGACTCCTGTAACTCGTAGTTTGTAGCTGGTTTGTTAGGGAACATGATCCTATAATTAATTTGTTAAGTAACCTTATAGATTAACAAGAGGGATAATGATTGCAGGAAGGGGAAGAGTGAGCTTGGTACGTTCGAAAGGAAGAGAGAGCTTAAGTCTTCAACCTGGCGATATCTACAGAATTCCTGCAGGAACAACTGCTTACTTGATCAATATAGACAAGAGTGAGAAACTTGTGATTGCGTCGCTCATCCAACCTGTTTCCACTCCAAGCAAATTTGAGGTGATGATTAGATAACAAGACTTTCAGGTATCTATGTTCAAAGATACATATCATTCGGTTAATATTATGTCTCCATTTTAGGCATTTTTCGGAGCTGGAGGGGAGAACCCAAAGGGATTTCTCACAACTTAATTAAGCCCTCAGCTCCTAGAAGCCGCTTAGAAGGTAAGCCTTCAGAACTGCAAAATGATTTGTGTTTGCCTATGATTGTTAACTGCGGTTTCAattaatctaaaattgaaaCATCAGGTGGATAGGGATAGGCTGCAGAGATTTCTGGGACAAAAGAATGAGGGGTTCTTCGTCGACGCTTCTGAAGAGCAAATCAGGGCTTTGAGTGATCATGCAGGTGAAAAAGGGTCATggcctttttaattattttttatttgttataaatagatttaataataattggaAAAAATCCTAAATTATGTTTATAGTGACTCATACAAGCATAAATTTGTATCAAacttcattttaaataaaagcaTAATATTTATGCAAACATAAGCTAGAGGAAATTTGAAGCTAATAATCTTGAAGACACAGCAGAAAAATAGGCAAATTATGACGGAAATTAATGCTTCAATCCGTCATAAAACATCAACTTACgacaaaaaatttacaaaaaattgaTCAAATAGTAAGTTCAGAAAAGCATTAAAACATGGTTTTATCGTAAATTGAAAACATAGATGGTAAGTTCGAGTAGGTGGAGCCCGCATTAGTGTCAAAGTAATGGACAAACTTATGATATCCATTGTAAGATGGATGAATTAAGACTGAACCCCTTCGATTTTGTACATGTGATATCTCATATGATGTTCGGGTAGGCATGAGTGATTTAAAATGTCTCAATATTTTATCGGAATAATACTATTCTTGGCACTTCTCTCCATCAACTTCTTTCCGGACTCTTGTGATCAATTTCATATGTTGATGTACTTCTCACCAATCTTACAGAATTAATTAGGATATCTTTTTCCAAATTTGGAGCACTTCTCTCTATTTTAAATGCACAATTTTTCTTCAATATCATGTTAATTAGCCTTTATGATTTAAGAAGTATATCGGAagagtttatatatatagtgcTGCACCAGAGCTTGCATATATAGGTTAGcattagatataattttatttttttttatactaaCAACACCTTCATGTTTATCTTGGTGCATTTTAAAGACATGCTCACAAACAGCATATTTAGAAAATGAATCTAAGAGTCTCAAGTGGCTCCAAATCAAAATTCTCTTTGCTCATAATATTTTGTTACAACTACTGTATAAGAACAAAGCAGTGCATCTGTGGAAATGCCTCCTGAACTTTATTCTATTATCATGTCACGTATTTCTGGCAGCACCAACTATACATATTTCATTTGCCGGAGCAATCATGCATCACATAGAATCTTTGCTCATTGCTAGCAGCTTAAAAAAAGATGCACGCAGATTATTGTAATTAAAATGCTATTGCTACAACTAAGACTCCAACCATCAAGATAACTCAAATTACTGCCATCTCTTTGTCCAAGAAAGTATATTAGCTCTTAATTCTGATCAGAGCTATTAAATTCTATTGCTACAACTAAGCTTTTAAATTTGTGGGGCTAGCTTCTTTATTAATTATTAGGTTTTATTAATGTGAAGGTAGGTAACTTGTATATGGAACTATGTAGATTCTGATAAATTGAAATGCATATGAGCCTGGGAGTCCCAATATAATTGTGCCCAAATGATGAGTATATGGTTCCATATACATAAGTCGAAATTATATTGGAAAAATTTGGCCATAAGTATCTAACGCAAGTCGAAATTTTTCCACCAATTTCTTTCCCGGACACTTGTGACCAATTCTCTCACCAATCTTACAAAATTTAGGATATGTTCTTTCTAAATttggagcacttctctccatTCTGAAAAACAAATTTTCTACGATACTATGTTTAGcgtttataatttaagaagtaTACAGGGAGTTTATGCTGCACCGGAGCTTGCATAGGttagtagtattagatataattttatttttctttatactAACAACACCTTCATGTTTATCTTGATGCGTGCATTTCAAACAAGTGCTCACTAGCAGCGTATCAAAGAAACTCATGTGTACGTGGCTCCAAATCAAAATTCTCTTGGCATTTCTTAGTAGTAATAACTTCCATAACATGAGAGCAAGAGTGCTTGGATGTATTTTAGCTGATAGGTTAtgattatatacaaaaaaaaaaagacaaaatgGAGATGTTGCCCCTCTACTCTGAAAATTCAATGTATCTTAGAATGCCGAGTTGCTTACACTTTAAACTATATAGACATATTGGTACATAAAGTTCATCACTTAAAATTAACTAGGCTTCGACAAAAGATCAAAATCCATGAGAACAGGAATTCAAGCCTAATTGAATAATGACATTCATAAATCTATACACTTAATGGAGTTGTCAAGTTTGCTAAACTTAATTGTGCGGACCAACGATAACACTAGCTTCCACTTTGTTGTTTATTTGGCCATAACTATCTAACAAGTCGATCGAAATACAATGTCCTTTTAAATTAATCTGAACCATACTCATCACTTGGgcatacaattatatatattgggaCTCCCAGGCTCATGCATCTCCAATTTATCAGAATCTACATAGATCCATATACAAATGACCTACCTTCACATTAATAAAACCTAATTATTAATAGAGAAGCCCCAAAAATTTAAAAGCTTAGTTGTAGCAAGAGCATTTAATAGCTCTGATCAGAATAGCTTGGACAAAGATATGGCATTAATTAGAGTTACCTTGATGGCTGGAGTCTAATTAGTTGTAGCAATAGCATTTTGGTTACAACGTAATCTGCATGCATCTTTTTTTAAGCTGCTAGCAATGAGCAAAGATTCTATGTGATGCATGATTGCTCGGACAAATGAATATGTATAGTTGGTGCTGCCAGAAATACGTGACATGATAGTGGAATAAAGTTCAGCAGGCATTTCCACAGATGCATTGCTTTGTTCTTATACAGTTAGTAGCAAAATATTATGAGCAGGAGAAAGATCATGTATTTAgttaaatagaatataatagGATTTAGTAGATCAATAAGCTTTTCATTCATGTAATTTCCAAATCATTAGAACTATTAGTGTAGAATTATGTAaaagtaatatttattataattgacaTTTTCAAAAAGGCCCAAATTAGTTGAGTATAAATATGATTTATCTTACATTGCATGCTTCATGTATATGATATATGTCATTATTAGAGCTGTGTATCTGCCCTATTATGCGAACCGGCAAATGTCAAATCTAAAAGCTAGTTTTATTGGATAAACTATCGGAGGATCTTCACGTACATTCATCAGTTAACAACAcaagaaacaaaaataataagaattAAAACATTAACCTTGTTCCTTGTGCTTATTATTTATACCAAGGTGTGTACCAGAAAATTACGTCTTCCCAAGAAAATGTTACCGGAAAATTATGTCTTCCCAAAAAAATGTTCTAGCTCAAATTCCAATTTAATGTCATGCCACATGCATGACAAAAGGAATGAATTGTTCAATATTGGTATAAAGCCTCAAATAAATATGGTGATACACAAAAACTTAACCAACCTTTTGTTATAGTAGTTAATGTAACTTATATATAGATTCTCCTGCTTCTAATTTAACCACCGAACTACAATTCATACCATCTATTGTGCCCATAATGCAGTATATATAACCATTGTGAGGTGTGCAAACTGCAGACCAAAACCATTCTAAGGTGTACGCAGACCAAAGAATTTTCTAGAAGACATACACCTTCAGACCACGCCATATCACTTGTGTGCACAATATTATACTGGACTTTAGAAAgttatttgaattataaaatatattaaaacattaCATTTGAGATATGACGTAATTTATAGAACAATTTTTATGCTAAATTATGAAAATAGCTCGGTCTATTTTAGCACTATGTTATTTTATTAACTCGAGCTAAGATTGACATATACAGAGGTGATACTTTCGCTTGTGAAACTTGGTATTTTTTTGATTCCTTGGTCTGGCATATCATTTTGGACCGGGAATGAACCCCGAGATGAGCCTAGACGGGGTTCAAGTGGGGCCTAGTAGAGTCGGGacggggcctagtgggaccatggtggggccaagTTTTGACTGTTAAGGCTGTCTGGAGCCTGTCTAGGGCCTGTGCGGAGCCTTGgcgaggccctagcgggcccgggGTGGACTGAGTGGGGGCGAGGGTGGGCCTAagatgggtgatgacatatagggggtgggtgatgtcatttaggtatagtttctcttggtttgtattttactttttattttagtggtttgtatttgagaatttgcctatatatatataggcaaatgctcaaatagaaaccacgaaaataaaaactaaaatggaaaccaagagaaactatacctaaatggCCCCACCCACCCCTTACATTTCATCACCCACCCCTATATGTTATCACCCACCTAGAGCCCACCCTCATCCCCACTGAATCCACCCCGGGCCTGCTACGGTCTCGCCAAGGCTCATTAAAAGCCCTGGACAGGCTCCAGACAGTCTTAAAGAACCGAACCTTGGCCCCACCATGGACCCACTAGCCCCAACCGGGCCCtactaggccccacttagactccatctaggcccatctcggggtccatccccggtcCTAAAACCCGTATCATTCTACTTCATCGCATTGATTTCTATTTAGTTTCTATTCTAttagtttctattggagtagtttctaatatatatatatatatatatatatatatatatacacatattttttttgtgaCTGATTGTGTTTATGTAAACAAGATATTAAGACTTTCTTTATTAATAGGAAGATATCTTAATCTATATTCACTTTCTTATTATTCATGTCCTTTCATAATTATAAACCTATCAATAAAATAGGGATCCAGATATTCttcaaaattaacaaattttgaaaaagttatTAACATAAGAACAATGATCAATCTATGTTTGCTTTCTTGTTATCTTGATGAAGATCATATCATTTTCTCAGCAAGAGTTTAAAGCTATATGTATTTTCTCAGGATGTGGTGTCATGTCCAATGTCACTCTTAgagctatatatattctctcagCAAATGGTCTTCAACTTGTGAACATTGATGAGAGAATACATATAGTTGTAAAAGTAACATTTGGAATTACACCATTTCCTGAGAGTACATATAGCTCTAAGTTCTTGCTGCGAAACGACACAATCTTTATGAAGACATCATGCAAGCAAGCAAAGATTGAAAATATTCGGCTTTAAAATTTTTTTGCATTCGGATAAACcttctataataatatttattttgcttataactttatcaattttattaattatgaagAATATTCATATTTCTCTTTTGTTTATAGGTTTATAATTGTGGTACGAATATGATGAAGGTGAGTATAGTTTAAGATATCTTAGCAGTAAAAAGAATCCTAATATGTGGTTTACATAAACacaattaatcataaaaaagaGTATGCCCGTAACACCatctacaaatatatatatatatatatatatatatatatatatataaatataatgtatCTCTTGGCAAAATGATGGTGGTCAACAGTCTCAACCACAACCATAACCATATAAAGGGCTTATATAATCAAGGATCCAAAGAATGAATGGGTGAGTGTTCatttataagaaaaagaatcaagtgaaaaaattgcacacacacacatttgcaTGTGATTATGAaagggaaaaaagaaagaataatcAAACCCATCCTCATACATGAATAgaatcttaattatatatatcatttgtaCAAAACAAAATGAGAGAGACCATGTGTCATCCCCCAAGATAGCTATGAAAGAAAGATTTAAACAACTGATATTGCAATGGAACAATATTTAAAcaattgatattatatataacacccACACAAACATAGAGAGATTGACCAATTATAGTCACACAAATGATGTTTTAAACTTGATAAAGAAATGGGTATTTATACTAGTATAAGAAGTTTCTAGATAGAACGGGACAATGTTGTTGAGCTGAACCaatcaaaattaaagaaatttATACAGAGCCAATGAAAAGAAATGGGTATTTATACTAATATAAGAAGTTTCTAGATAGAACGGGACACTGTTGTTGATCTAACCaatcaaaattaaagaaatttATACAGAGCCAATGAAATTTAGATACATTTAGAGAGAGCCAATACAAGTTGATCTTTACAATGATATGACATGTTAAAACCAATTAAaatttgagatgatgacatgattttttaattatactatttactaaaaaaatgttacataaacttttttgtatatatatacaatttacaAAATAGCATTACCAAACTTTGTGTAAAATTTTGTTGGgataaataaactaataattatttatacgatatatatatatatatatatatatatatatatatatatatatatatatagttaagttttatggagtacacaaaaacattggagtattggagtacaaatcataattttttagtttgatcctatataatatctttgattatccaaattttgaaataatctatcatttataaggtgtcttgcacataattgtcaattaatcattaatatctttcaactttaacaagtattaagattattgttctgtttatgttgcagaacataatgtgcaggttgtcaaatatttacaaatattattggacaaaaaaaattgaaatttagatgattagattatattttatccaactttgtaatccaatactccaattttttttgtgctccatagaacttaactctctctctatatatatatatataatatatatatagagagagaggatcctactccaatacaaattactaaaatacaaactaaatacaaatCAATGCGATTAAGGAGAATTGTAAGGATTTTGGAACCTGGAATGAACCCCGAGATGGGC
Coding sequences:
- the LOC108221663 gene encoding vicilin Cor a 11.0101-like encodes the protein MANKGKPCAFLLILFLCLASFITLKALDKSDTTLTKCIKSCQRNPQSPEERYRACQQHCEITELQHRPECRQQCIDNLRILQKFLDHSKLLSGINSFRFGFLVVGPHAFLVPSHLDADLLNVVLRGRGRVSLVRSKGRESLSLQPGDIYRIPAGTTAYLINIDKSEKLVIASLIQPVSTPSKFEVDRDRLQRFLGQKNEGFFVDASEEQIRALSDHAGEKGSWPF